One Novosphingobium sp. EMRT-2 DNA segment encodes these proteins:
- the infC gene encoding translation initiation factor IF-3: MMAPPVKSGPRYNQLINVPKVRVIDENGENLGVMYTREAIEQAAEVGLDLVEVSPNADPPVCKFLDVGKFRYEAQKKANLARKTQKTQEIKEIKMRPNIDDHDYDVKMRNVQRFIEEGDKVKVTLRFRGRELSHQQLGMNLLRRVQDDVAEIAKIEAFPRMEGRQMLMVLAPK; encoded by the coding sequence ATGATGGCGCCCCCCGTCAAGAGCGGGCCGCGCTACAACCAGCTCATCAACGTGCCAAAGGTGCGCGTGATCGATGAGAATGGTGAAAATCTCGGCGTCATGTACACGCGCGAGGCGATCGAGCAGGCAGCCGAAGTCGGACTGGACCTGGTCGAGGTTTCGCCCAACGCCGATCCGCCGGTCTGCAAGTTCCTTGATGTCGGCAAGTTCCGCTACGAGGCCCAGAAAAAGGCCAATCTTGCCCGCAAAACCCAGAAGACGCAGGAGATCAAGGAGATCAAAATGCGTCCGAACATCGATGATCACGACTATGACGTGAAGATGCGCAACGTGCAGCGCTTCATCGAGGAAGGGGACAAGGTGAAGGTCACGCTGCGCTTCCGCGGGCGCGAGCTGTCGCACCAGCAGCTCGGCATGAACCTGCTGCGCCGCGTGCAGGACGACGTGGCGGAAATCGCCAAGATCGAAGCCTTTCCCCGCATGGAAGGCCGCCAGATGCTGATGGTGCTGGCGCCGAAATAA
- a CDS encoding N-acetyltransferase → MREKPAALRRLVPEGDVPVQLVRWEAPAIEKYRMLYRRVGAPWLWWSRLVKDDGELAAIVHDPQVHVFAVVDRARVEVGMLELDFRVSGECEITFFGLIPGATRKGLGKWLMRKALQLAWREGVGRVWVHTCTLDGPQALPFYVSQGFVPYARAVEVFPDPRLGDVLPEDVAPHAALLRA, encoded by the coding sequence ATGCGCGAGAAGCCCGCGGCGTTGCGGCGGCTGGTGCCGGAAGGCGATGTGCCGGTGCAGCTTGTCCGCTGGGAAGCGCCGGCGATCGAGAAATACCGGATGCTCTACCGCCGCGTCGGCGCGCCGTGGCTGTGGTGGTCGCGGCTGGTGAAGGATGATGGCGAACTCGCCGCGATCGTCCACGATCCGCAGGTCCACGTTTTCGCGGTGGTCGACCGCGCCCGCGTGGAAGTGGGGATGCTTGAACTGGACTTCCGCGTGTCCGGCGAATGCGAGATCACGTTCTTTGGCCTGATTCCGGGCGCGACCAGGAAAGGGCTGGGCAAGTGGCTGATGCGCAAGGCCTTGCAGTTGGCCTGGCGCGAGGGCGTGGGCCGGGTATGGGTGCATACCTGCACGCTCGATGGCCCGCAGGCGCTGCCGTTCTATGTCTCGCAAGGCTTCGTGCCCTATGCGCGGGCGGTGGAAGTGTTCCCCGATCCGCGCCTTGGCGACGTGCTGCCGGAAGACGTGGCGCCCCATGCGGCGCTGCTGCGCGCCTAA
- the hemF gene encoding oxygen-dependent coproporphyrinogen oxidase codes for MTDWTEQTAQARHWFESLRDRICAAFEAIEREAGSDAAFVYTPWSREQVGEPADNDANANPGGGVRGVMKGKVFEKVGVNVSTVGGAFSPEFAKTINGADPENPVFTATGISLVAHMANPHVPAVHMNTRFLTTSKAWFGGGGDLNPPIPYDEDTAEFHAAFKAACDAHDGEYYPRFKKWADDYFYIPHRKVHRGVGGIFYDHLECADLDGFAANFAFTRDVGEAFLDVFPRLVRRRMGMDFTPEDKQRQLEWRGRYAEFNLVYDRGTLFGLKTGGNIDAILMSLPPEAVWS; via the coding sequence ATGACCGACTGGACCGAACAGACCGCCCAAGCCCGCCACTGGTTCGAATCGCTGCGCGACCGCATCTGCGCTGCGTTCGAGGCGATCGAGCGCGAGGCCGGCAGCGACGCGGCTTTCGTCTATACGCCCTGGAGCCGCGAACAGGTGGGCGAACCGGCGGATAACGACGCCAATGCGAACCCCGGTGGTGGCGTGCGCGGCGTGATGAAGGGCAAGGTGTTCGAGAAGGTGGGCGTCAACGTCTCCACCGTGGGCGGCGCGTTCAGCCCGGAATTCGCCAAGACGATCAACGGTGCGGACCCCGAAAACCCGGTCTTTACCGCGACCGGCATCAGCCTGGTCGCACACATGGCCAATCCGCACGTTCCCGCCGTTCACATGAACACGCGCTTCCTCACCACCAGCAAGGCGTGGTTCGGCGGCGGCGGCGATCTCAACCCGCCGATTCCCTATGACGAGGACACCGCCGAGTTCCACGCCGCGTTCAAGGCGGCGTGCGACGCGCACGACGGGGAGTACTATCCGCGATTCAAGAAGTGGGCGGACGACTATTTCTACATTCCCCACCGCAAGGTGCACCGGGGCGTGGGCGGTATCTTCTACGATCACCTCGAATGCGCCGACCTCGATGGCTTCGCCGCCAACTTCGCCTTCACCCGCGATGTGGGCGAGGCATTCCTCGACGTGTTCCCCAGGCTGGTGCGCCGGCGCATGGGGATGGACTTCACGCCCGAGGACAAGCAGCGCCAGCTCGAATGGCGCGGCCGCTATGCCGAATTCAACCTGGTCTATGACCGGGGCACGCTGTTCGGCCTGAAGACCGGCGGGAACATCGATGCAATTCTGATGAGCCTGCCGCCCGAAGCGGTGTGGAGCTGA
- a CDS encoding bifunctional (p)ppGpp synthetase/guanosine-3',5'-bis(diphosphate) 3'-pyrophosphohydrolase, which yields MLRQYELVERVLAYDPDADEAILNRAYVYTVQKHGTQKRASGDPYFSHPVEVAGLMTELKLDQATVVTALLHDTVEDTLATVDEIERLFGGDVARLVDGVTKLSKIETMSDNERAAENLRKFLLAMSEDLRVLLVKLADRLHNMRTLHFIKSEEKRRRIARETMDIYAPLAERVGMYEYMREMQLLAFEQLEPEAYATISGRLAAIRSEENGQVGAIALEIKQALAEAGLRVEVSGREKHPYSIWKKMAERHVSFEQITDIMAFRVLTENEDDCYKALGILHRTWQMIPGRFKDYISTPKMNGYKSLHTSLIYNNAMRVEVQIKTREMHETNEFGLAAHWSYKQGGVTPDGQVGWLRDLLEILEASNDPEELLENTKMAIYQDRIFAFTPKGALFQLPKGATPIDFAFAVHTNLGAQAVGAKINGRHVPLRTPLNNGDVVEIIKSRTSEPQLSWLAFAVTGKARASIRRFVRQKERAEVAAIGRKLYEEIVERLPGTVGKKALADAIKRLKMAGEEDLMFAVGSAKVDDRQVMEALMPGSAANLPDPDHWPKQKRAIAVRGLTPGMAFQLAACCHPVPGDRIVGLRRPGKGVEVHAIDCLNLANGIDADWIDLSWDARTDGAIGRLRAELYNRPGTLAEMAGIFAKNHANVVNLEMTQRENPFHTYEVDLEVRDLAHLTRIISALRASDAVAQAERI from the coding sequence ATGCTACGTCAGTACGAACTTGTCGAACGGGTCCTTGCTTATGATCCGGACGCGGATGAGGCGATCCTCAACCGCGCCTATGTCTATACCGTGCAGAAGCACGGCACCCAGAAGCGCGCGTCGGGCGATCCCTATTTCTCGCACCCGGTGGAAGTCGCCGGCCTGATGACCGAGCTGAAGCTCGATCAGGCGACGGTGGTGACGGCGCTGCTCCACGATACGGTGGAGGATACGCTGGCCACCGTGGACGAGATCGAGCGGCTGTTCGGCGGCGATGTGGCGCGGCTGGTCGATGGCGTGACCAAGCTCTCGAAAATCGAGACGATGAGCGACAACGAGCGCGCCGCCGAGAATCTGCGCAAGTTCCTGCTGGCGATGAGCGAGGACTTGCGCGTCCTGCTCGTCAAGCTGGCGGATCGCCTGCACAACATGCGCACGCTCCACTTCATCAAGAGCGAGGAAAAGCGTCGCCGCATCGCGCGCGAGACGATGGATATCTATGCCCCGCTGGCCGAGCGCGTGGGCATGTACGAATACATGCGCGAGATGCAGTTGCTGGCCTTCGAGCAGCTCGAACCCGAAGCCTATGCCACGATCAGCGGACGCCTTGCCGCGATCCGCAGCGAGGAAAACGGCCAGGTCGGGGCGATCGCGCTGGAGATCAAGCAGGCGCTGGCCGAAGCGGGTCTCAGGGTGGAAGTCTCGGGCCGCGAGAAGCACCCCTATTCGATCTGGAAGAAGATGGCCGAGCGCCATGTCAGCTTCGAGCAGATCACCGACATCATGGCCTTCCGCGTGCTGACGGAGAACGAGGACGATTGCTACAAGGCGCTGGGCATCCTGCACCGCACCTGGCAGATGATCCCCGGCCGCTTCAAGGACTACATCTCCACGCCGAAGATGAACGGCTACAAGAGCCTGCACACCTCGCTGATCTACAACAACGCCATGCGCGTGGAAGTGCAGATCAAGACGCGGGAGATGCACGAGACCAACGAGTTCGGTCTGGCCGCGCACTGGTCGTACAAGCAGGGCGGAGTCACGCCCGACGGGCAGGTGGGCTGGCTGCGCGATCTGCTGGAAATCCTCGAAGCCAGCAACGATCCCGAGGAGCTGCTCGAAAACACCAAGATGGCGATCTATCAGGATCGCATCTTCGCCTTCACGCCCAAGGGGGCGCTGTTCCAGCTGCCCAAGGGCGCGACGCCGATCGACTTCGCCTTTGCCGTTCACACCAATCTGGGCGCGCAGGCAGTAGGGGCGAAGATCAACGGGCGGCATGTGCCGCTGCGCACGCCGCTCAACAACGGCGATGTGGTGGAGATCATCAAGAGCCGGACCTCGGAGCCGCAGCTTTCGTGGCTGGCCTTCGCCGTCACGGGCAAGGCGCGGGCCTCGATCCGCCGTTTCGTGCGCCAGAAGGAACGCGCCGAAGTCGCCGCCATCGGGCGCAAGCTCTACGAGGAGATCGTCGAGCGCCTGCCCGGCACCGTGGGCAAGAAGGCGCTGGCCGATGCAATCAAGCGGCTGAAGATGGCGGGCGAGGAAGACCTGATGTTCGCCGTCGGTTCGGCCAAGGTCGATGACCGGCAGGTGATGGAAGCCTTGATGCCGGGCAGCGCGGCGAACCTGCCCGATCCCGATCACTGGCCCAAGCAGAAGCGCGCGATCGCTGTGCGCGGGCTGACGCCGGGCATGGCGTTCCAGCTGGCCGCGTGCTGCCATCCGGTGCCTGGCGACCGCATCGTCGGGTTGCGGCGGCCGGGCAAGGGCGTGGAAGTCCACGCGATCGACTGCCTCAACCTTGCCAACGGGATCGATGCCGACTGGATCGACCTTTCGTGGGATGCGCGGACCGACGGCGCGATCGGCCGCCTGCGTGCCGAACTTTACAATCGCCCCGGCACGCTGGCGGAGATGGCGGGCATCTTCGCCAAGAACCACGCCAACGTGGTCAATCTGGAAATGACCCAGCGCGAAAACCCGTTCCATACCTACGAGGTGGACCTGGAAGTGCGCGATCTGGCGCACCTGACGCGCATCATCAGCGCCCTGCGCGCCAGTGACGCGGTGGCGCAAGCCGAACGCATCTGA
- the pdeM gene encoding ligase-associated DNA damage response endonuclease PdeM gives MVPFSFAHREFRLGPRIGDGRALYWPDEQALLVADLHLEKASFYARFGQMLPPYDSRETLERIAGAIRETGARRVFCLGDSFHDRFGAERLEPHAAGMLAALTRATDWVWITGNHDEDVADHPGGTRMEELAVSGIVLRHEAKAGEVAPELSGHFHPKLRLAVRGRNISRPCVVIGKDGNSGRGGRMILPAIGALTGGMDATDPAILSAMQPATEIEALVPAADRLARFPLWRQTA, from the coding sequence ATGGTTCCCTTTTCGTTCGCCCATCGCGAATTTCGGCTCGGCCCGCGGATCGGCGATGGTCGCGCGCTCTACTGGCCGGACGAGCAGGCCCTGCTGGTGGCGGACCTCCATCTTGAAAAGGCCAGTTTCTACGCCCGCTTCGGGCAAATGCTGCCGCCCTATGACAGCCGCGAGACGCTGGAGCGCATCGCGGGCGCCATCCGCGAAACCGGCGCGCGACGCGTGTTCTGTCTGGGCGACAGTTTCCACGATCGCTTCGGGGCGGAAAGACTGGAACCCCACGCCGCTGGAATGCTAGCGGCGCTGACCCGCGCGACCGACTGGGTGTGGATCACCGGCAACCATGACGAGGACGTGGCCGATCATCCGGGTGGTACGCGGATGGAGGAGCTTGCCGTCAGCGGCATCGTGCTACGGCACGAGGCGAAGGCGGGAGAAGTTGCTCCCGAACTGTCCGGCCATTTCCACCCCAAGCTGCGCCTCGCGGTCCGCGGCCGCAACATCTCGCGCCCTTGCGTGGTGATCGGCAAAGACGGCAATAGCGGGCGCGGCGGCCGCATGATCCTGCCCGCGATCGGCGCGCTGACCGGTGGCATGGATGCGACCGATCCCGCGATCCTTTCCGCGATGCAACCCGCCACCGAGATCGAGGCGCTCGTGCCGGCGGCAGACCGGCTCGCGCGCTTCCCACTCTGGCGCCAGACGGCGTAA
- a CDS encoding DUF4331 domain-containing protein, translating into MRSFFRTVGARGLAAGAACAALSGLLLLPADVAESADHLDPPTRTDAGFDTTPDIPADIADVFAWHSNGTTKIAMTFAGPVATTAPTYYDRDVLYKINVSTQAPGTSPEFVIKFRFGKGQGPNDWGVRIEGLPGVTGTLEGPVETTLTANGVKARVGLYDEPFFFDLIGFRETRSFGTIRIRNDRNFFDGQNDTALVLEIPDANLGTIGSNLDAWGQTLRFGGNL; encoded by the coding sequence GTGCGCAGCTTTTTCAGGACTGTTGGAGCCAGGGGGCTGGCGGCTGGCGCCGCCTGTGCCGCTCTGTCGGGGCTTCTGCTCCTTCCCGCCGATGTGGCCGAAAGCGCCGATCACCTCGATCCGCCCACCCGCACCGACGCCGGGTTCGATACCACGCCGGATATTCCAGCCGATATCGCCGACGTCTTCGCGTGGCATTCCAACGGCACGACCAAGATCGCGATGACTTTCGCCGGTCCGGTCGCCACCACCGCGCCGACCTATTACGACCGCGACGTGCTCTACAAGATCAACGTGTCCACGCAGGCCCCCGGAACCTCGCCGGAATTCGTGATCAAGTTCCGCTTCGGCAAGGGACAGGGGCCAAACGACTGGGGCGTCCGCATCGAAGGCCTGCCCGGCGTGACCGGCACGCTGGAAGGGCCGGTGGAAACGACGCTTACCGCCAACGGCGTCAAGGCGCGCGTTGGCCTGTATGACGAGCCGTTCTTCTTCGACCTGATCGGCTTCCGCGAAACGCGCTCGTTCGGCACCATCCGCATCCGCAATGATCGCAATTTCTTCGATGGCCAGAACGATACCGCGCTGGTCCTGGAAATTCCGGATGCCAACCTTGGCACGATCGGCAGCAATCTGGACGCCTGGGGTCAGACGCTTCGCTTCGGGGGGAACCTGTGA
- a CDS encoding tetratricopeptide repeat protein, giving the protein MNTVSAGQRNALRWPWLLLAAVIIVLAASYGWQRWNHRHGPPDPATSEVKPWFGPRNQAEAVNAATVQIDGGREREKSGKSDWLHMEILGDALVGRYRLTGSYADLAEADKVLNRAIGMAEFPAGPSLSRAALSVTLHRLDDATKALTRFDAQKASPHSEEASSALALRGDIAMQRGDYATAREDYAKAEAAANNAGLALRQSMLSLRTGDPELARRRVNAVLRGKRLTRLAKAQAAIQRATVAYAVGDWTTAGRWARFADGFFPGNWLNEAFVAQQAAVEGRPDEAARRYADIANRTNAPEVMDALAHLLRLQGKGQESRAWADRAGAIWAERLQALPEAAAAHVVEHELAVGDPRRALALARQDAARRPHGATLALLARAQLLTGDPAGALATIERAEKGGWCSALLLMQKAEALDALGRGDDAEDARKAALKINPKAADPAARFVWFGHD; this is encoded by the coding sequence ATGAACACCGTTTCGGCAGGCCAGCGCAATGCCTTGCGCTGGCCCTGGCTGCTCCTTGCCGCCGTGATCATCGTGCTTGCGGCCAGTTATGGCTGGCAGCGCTGGAACCACCGGCATGGCCCGCCCGATCCCGCGACCAGCGAGGTCAAGCCATGGTTTGGCCCCCGCAACCAGGCGGAAGCGGTAAACGCCGCAACGGTGCAGATCGATGGCGGGCGCGAGCGCGAAAAGAGCGGCAAGTCCGACTGGCTCCACATGGAAATTCTGGGCGACGCGCTGGTCGGCCGATACCGCCTGACCGGCAGCTACGCCGATCTGGCCGAAGCGGACAAGGTGCTGAATCGGGCGATAGGCATGGCCGAGTTTCCCGCCGGCCCCAGCCTGTCGCGCGCCGCGCTGTCGGTCACGCTGCACCGGCTGGACGATGCCACAAAGGCTCTCACCCGGTTCGACGCGCAGAAGGCTAGCCCGCACAGCGAGGAAGCCTCCAGCGCGCTTGCGCTGCGCGGAGACATAGCGATGCAGCGCGGCGACTATGCCACCGCGCGCGAGGATTATGCCAAGGCGGAAGCCGCCGCGAACAATGCGGGCCTGGCGCTGCGGCAATCGATGCTCTCGCTGCGCACAGGCGATCCCGAACTCGCGCGCCGGCGCGTCAATGCCGTGCTGCGCGGTAAGCGGCTGACACGCCTCGCCAAGGCGCAGGCCGCCATCCAGCGCGCGACCGTGGCCTATGCCGTGGGTGACTGGACCACTGCCGGCCGCTGGGCGCGCTTTGCCGACGGCTTCTTTCCCGGCAACTGGCTGAACGAGGCGTTCGTCGCGCAACAGGCGGCGGTTGAAGGCCGGCCGGATGAAGCGGCACGGCGCTATGCCGACATCGCCAATCGCACCAACGCGCCCGAAGTGATGGACGCGCTGGCCCATCTCCTGCGCCTTCAGGGCAAGGGGCAGGAAAGCCGGGCCTGGGCGGACCGTGCCGGCGCGATCTGGGCCGAGAGGCTGCAAGCCCTGCCCGAGGCCGCCGCCGCGCATGTCGTCGAGCACGAACTGGCCGTCGGCGATCCGCGCCGCGCGCTGGCTCTTGCCCGGCAGGACGCGGCACGCCGCCCGCATGGCGCCACGCTGGCGCTGCTTGCCCGCGCGCAACTGCTCACCGGCGATCCTGCAGGCGCGCTCGCCACCATCGAGCGCGCCGAAAAGGGCGGCTGGTGCTCCGCCCTGCTGCTGATGCAGAAAGCCGAGGCGCTCGACGCGCTGGGCCGGGGCGATGACGCGGAGGATGCGCGCAAGGCCGCGTTGAAGATCAATCCCAAAGCTGCCGACCCCGCCGCGCGGTTCGTCTGGTTCGGGCATGATTGA
- a CDS encoding DUF4331 domain-containing protein: protein MQASPFSLRRAAMLFATPLALTAVLAACGDSGSGSQVVVPAPLPSGTGTATPTPTATAVSYNVDNCFTQTVQGQTGVTATLQSQIIPDTLKLDITRSTRFPNGRHPADPVVDILLAELFLDMTVTGQGPNTFANIPLNPPTNDKPFSLTFPFLANPNGSPAVASGTGSGFNFRTDADSAYVSVDRMGNPAIATALVGSATKNSYNDATPADDATNNKYLAEYKNELHKFFDLIGDDLTNLGLKICARTS from the coding sequence ATGCAAGCATCTCCGTTTTCCCTGCGCCGCGCCGCGATGCTCTTCGCGACGCCGCTGGCGCTGACCGCCGTTCTGGCCGCCTGCGGCGACAGCGGCTCCGGCAGCCAGGTGGTCGTCCCCGCCCCGTTGCCGAGCGGAACCGGCACGGCCACCCCCACGCCGACGGCCACGGCCGTATCCTACAACGTCGATAACTGCTTCACGCAGACCGTCCAGGGACAGACCGGCGTGACGGCAACGCTGCAATCGCAGATCATCCCGGACACGCTGAAGCTGGACATCACGCGCTCGACCCGCTTCCCCAACGGCCGGCACCCTGCCGATCCGGTGGTCGACATCCTGCTCGCGGAACTGTTCCTCGACATGACGGTCACCGGACAGGGGCCGAACACGTTCGCCAACATCCCGCTAAATCCGCCAACCAACGACAAGCCGTTCAGCCTCACCTTCCCGTTCCTGGCTAACCCCAACGGCTCGCCGGCGGTGGCGAGCGGCACGGGATCGGGCTTCAACTTCCGCACGGACGCGGATTCGGCCTATGTCAGCGTCGATCGCATGGGCAACCCGGCGATCGCCACCGCACTGGTGGGCTCCGCCACCAAAAACAGCTACAACGACGCCACACCGGCGGACGATGCCACCAACAACAAGTACCTCGCCGAATACAAGAACGAGTTGCACAAGTTCTTCGACCTGATCGGCGACGATCTCACCAATCTGGGCCTGAAGATCTGCGCCCGCACATCGTAA